The following proteins are co-located in the Delphinus delphis chromosome 5, mDelDel1.2, whole genome shotgun sequence genome:
- the IL2 gene encoding interleukin-2, with translation MYKMQLLSCIALTLALVANGAPTSSSTENTKKQVQSLLQDLHLLLKEINNYENLKLFRMLTFKFYMPKKATELKHLQCLAEELKPLEDVLNVAQSKTQNSIDIKDLMDNINRIVLTLKGSETRFTCEYDDETVTAVELLNKWITFCQSIYSTMT, from the exons ATGTACAAGATGCAACTCTTGTCTTGCATTGCACTAACTCTTGCACTCGTGGCAAACGGTGCACCTACTTCAAGCTCTACAGAGAACACAAAGAAACAAGTGCAGTCATTGCTGCAGGATTTACATTTGCTTTTGAAGGAAATTAAT AACTATGAGAACCTCAAGCTCTTCAGGATGCtcacatttaaattttacatgCCCAAGAAG gCTACAGAATTGAAACATCTTCAGTGTCTAGCAGAAGAACTCAAACCTCTGGAGGATGTGCTAAATGTTGCTCAAAGCAAAACCCAGAACTCGATAGATATCAAGGATTTAATGGACAATATCAACAGAATAGTTTTGACACTAAAG GGATCTGAAACAAGATTCACATGTGAATATGATGATGAGACAGTAACCGCTGTAGAACTTCTGAACAAATGGATTACCTTTTGTCAAAGCATCTACTCAACAATGACTTGA